Proteins encoded by one window of Chaetodon trifascialis isolate fChaTrf1 chromosome 15, fChaTrf1.hap1, whole genome shotgun sequence:
- the LOC139343783 gene encoding transmembrane protein 235, with the protein MRYELVVLGAGFTGLLSFSLLAVAIGTDYWYIIDVNKPNHTGPDDLSSHSGLWRINEGVNRSSVIPSFTANMSSLSEAERHLLGLHKVVVIVLPLSLVLLVFGWILGLVSSFASRPNLLAGTASYFLFGSLFTLTGVSTYIRYSNQAMEEFKQIVSPENLANVDVSFGWSLAAAWLSYSLEVATALLLMLAARIRQMKGHYDSGVAITMS; encoded by the exons ATGAGGTACGAATTGGTGGTCCTCGGTGCTGGGTTTACAGGTTTGCTCAGTTTTAGCCTACTCGCTGTGGCTATTGGGACTGATTACTGGTACATCATCGATGTGAATAAACCCAACCACACAGGTCCAGACGACCTGAGTTCACATTCTGGACTGTGGAGAATTAATGAAG GAGTGAACAGGAGCTCAGTCATCCCTTCTTTCACAGCAAATATGTCCAGCCTGTCAGAGGCAGAAAGGCACCTTCTTG GCTTGCACAAGGTGGTGGTCATCGTGTTGCCCCTCAGCTTGGTCCTGCTGGTGTTTGGCTGGATCTTGGGACTCGTCAGCTCGTTTGCCAGCCGTCCCAACCTGCTGGCTGGAACAGCATCCTACTTTCTCTTCGGCA GTCTTTTTACCCTGACTGGGGTCAGCACCTACATCAGATATTCCAACCAGGCCATGGAAGAGTTCAAGCAGATTGTGTCCCCAGAGAACCTCGCCAACGTGGACGTGTCTTTCGGCTGGTCCTTGGCTGCAGCTTGGCTCTCCTACAGCCTGGAGGTGGCCACTGCCCTGCTGCTCATGCTAGCTGCAAGAATACGACAGATGAAGGGACACTATGACTCTGGTGTAGCCATCACCATGTCATAG